GTAGGTGTCGACCACGCGCGGATGCACGTAGCTGGCGCGGCACACCGCGGGCGTGTTCGCGAGCTGGCAACTGACCGTGCGGACGACGTCGGTGACCGCGCGCCGGGCCGCGCGATCCGACTCCGGCGGATCGAGCTGCGCCAGCGCGTCGGCGGCGAGCACCGTCGCGATCCACGTCCGGAACTCCTTGGCCGTGACGTCGAGACCCGTCGCGTCGCGTAGGTACTCGTTCACGTCGTTCGACGAGATCCCGTGCGTCCCGTCGTCGTCGACGTATTGGAAGAGCAGCTGGCCCGGGAGGTCCTGGCAGCGACGGATGATGCGGCGCAGCCGCGGATCGGTCACCGCGACGTCGAGGTCGTGACCGCTCTTGCCGCGGAACCGGAGCCGGATCGCCCCCCGGTCGAGGCGCGCGTGACGACTCCGCAGGGTCGTGAGACCGTACGAGGAGTTCGAGCGCGCGTACTCCTCGTTCCCGACGCGCACGAGCGTCGACTCGAGCAACTGCACGACCGCGGCGACGACCTTCTCGCGCGGCAGCGCGCGCCGGCGCAGGTCGGTCGCGACCTGCGCGCGCACCTTCGGCAGCGCGCGTCCGAACACCGCGAGGTGCTCGAACTTCGCGAGCTCGCAGTGCTCGCGATAGCGCGGGTGATAGCGGTACTGCTTGCGGCCGCGCGCGTCGCGCCCCGTCGCCTGCAGGTGGCCGTTGGGGTGCGCCGAGAGCCACACGTCGGTCCAGGCGGGCGGGATCGCGAGGGCCTTGACGCGCGTCAACGTGGGCTGGTCGCGCACGGGCCGACCCTCGGCGTCGACGTAGCGGAAACCCCGCCCGCTCCGCACCCGGCGCAGGCCCGGTTCCCGGTCGTCGCTCCACGAGAGATGGCACTCGCGCAGGTCGGCGAGCGTGGTCGTCGTCATCGCAGGGTTGCGCGGCTCAGCTGCGCAAGGCGTCCCGGACCTTGTCGACCATCGCCGCGAACGGTCCGACGAGCATGTTGCCGACGGCACTGTTCGGTCCGTGAGGATGCGCGTGAGTCGGAGCCATCTTCTCGGCCGTGAGGATCCGGTCGGCCATCTTCGCGAGCTCCTCGGCGGAGCACTTCTGCTCGAGGACGGGAAAGAGCTCGGTCTCCTCGGCGGTCGCGTGGCGCAGGACGTCTTCGTGGAAGGCATGGATCTTCGCGTCGAACGGTGCCCCGTTCGTGTCGAGCTTCTCGAGCTCGGCGAGCGCCTGCTTCGCCTCGTCCTCCTCCTTCACCCGGCGGTCGACGATGTCGCCCCCGCCCTCGGAGCGCGCCTTCGGGTACACGACCATTTCCTCGGCCGTCTCGTGCGCGGCGAGCGTTGCGCGCAGGCAGTCGAACAGCTGCCGGCGATGGTCGTCCGTCGCTTCGAAGAGCTCGGCGAACATCGTCTTGACCTTTTCGTGCTGCGTCCGGAGCAACTCGGTCGCACCCGTGGTCTTCGTTTGGTCACTCATCACATCGTCCTTTCTGTCAGGCTCGATCAGACCGTCGCGCCCACAAGCGCGGGCGCGAGCTCGCGCTGCCAGTAGTCGAGGAACCCGGCCTGATCGGGCCCGATCTGGTGGAAGTACAAGTGGTCGTAGCCGGCGTCGACGTACTTCCGAACGCTGTCGAGCAGCGCGTCGCGCACGTCGGGCCCGCACGGCACCGACTTGGTCGCGAGATCCTCGGTGACGATCTCGGCGGCAGTCTCGAAGTGGCTCCACGTCGGCAGGTCTTGCGACAGTTGGCCGGGGATGCCCGCGTTGGGCCAGATCTTGTACACCGTCTCGCGAGCCTTGCGTTCGTCGTCGGCCCAGCAGACGTTGAGCTGCGCATACCGCGGTCCCGAGCCGCCCGCGCGTTCGAACGCGTCGAGGAGCTCGCGGTCGGGTGCGCTCCCCCAGTAGCCGTCGCCGATGCGACCTGCGAGCTCCGCCGACGCCGGGCCGAACCCGGACACGATGATCGGCAGCGCGGCGCGCGGCGCGTCGAAGAGGCGCGCGTTCTCGACCTCGTAGAACTGACCGCGGTGGTCGACGGTCTCGCCGGTGAACAGGCGCCGGATCACGTGTACCGCCTCGTCGAGCATCTCTCGCCGCACCTCCGGGCGCGGCCAGCGGTGACCGAGGACGTGCTCGTTCAACGCTTCACCGGTTCCCACACCGAGGAAGAAGCGTCCCTCGAACAGCAACGACGTCGTCGCGGCTGCCTGCGCGACGATCGCCGGATGGATTCGGACGAGTGGACAGCTCACGCCGACGCCGACCTCGATGCGTTGCGTCGAAGCGGCGATTCCACCGAGCACGCTCCACACGAACGGGCTGTGACCCTGCTCGCTCACCCACGGATGAAAGTGGTCGGAGATCGACACGAACTCGAACCCCGCATCCTCGGCGCGCGCCGCCAGATCGACGAGCTCGCGCGGCCCGTGCTCCTCACTCGAAAGCGTCATACCAAAGGCCGTCATGTGGGCCTGCGGTACCTCCGCGACGGGTTCGGTAAACGGATCGGTGCCTGCGTAACGCAGCGCCGTCGTGGGTAGCGCGCTGCCATGAGCGGTTCGCGCGTTGCGGTCGTGACTGGCGCGTCCGCAGGAGTCGGGCGCGCCACCGCGCTCGCGCTCACGGAGCACGGTTTCGACGTTGCATTGCTGGCACGCGGAAGCGCGGGACTCGAAGCGGCGGCGAAGGAAGCGGCGCGCGCCGGTGTGCGCGCGATCCCCGTTCCCGTCGACGTCGCCGATGACCGCGCGGTGTTCGATGCGGCGGCGACGATCGAGCGCGACCTCGGACCCATCGACGTGTGGGTCAACAACGCGATGACGACGACGTTCTCCCCCGTCGCCGACACCGCCGCCGCGGACTTCCGGCGCGCGGTCGAGGTGACGTTCCTGGGTCAGGTGTGGGGCACGATGGCCGCGCTCGAGCGCATGCGCCCGCGTGATCGCGGCCGCATCGTGAACGTGGGATCGGCCCTCGCCTTCATCGGCATCCCGCTCCAGGCCGCGTACTGCTCGGCGAAGTTCGCGTGCCGCGGCTTCTTCGAATCGACGCGCGCCGAGCTCATCCACGACGGCAGCCACGTCGAGCTGTGCATGGTGCACCTGCCCGCGGTGAACACGCCCCAGTTCGACTGGTGCCACACGACGATGGACCGTGATCCCCAGCCCGTCCCGCCGATCTACCAGCCCGAGATCGCGGCGCGTGCGATCGTCGACACCGTGCTGTCGGGACGCCGCTCGCGCGTGCTCGGATCGTGGAACAAGCTGCTCGTCGCGGCCGGGCAGCTCGCGCCCGGTCTCGGCAACCAGTACGCGGCGCGCGGCGCGTGGGAATCGCAACTCTCGTCGGATCGGATCGTGCCCGACCGGGCCGGCAACCTCCGGCACGCCCAGGACGACACCGGCGATGTCGGCGCGCACGGTCGCTTCGACGACCGCGCGCACGGCTTTCTCGATCCCAGCTTCCTGCGCACACTTCCGAACTCGGCACGCACGTTCGTCGCGGCGGCGAGAGGAAGGCTCGCGGAGGGCGCGCGCACTCGACGCTCGTGAAGATCGACGGGCTTCGCGCCGCGGCGTACACGGTACCGACCGAGGCGCCCGAGTCCGACGGCACGTTGACGTGGGACTCGACGACGGTCGTGGTCGTCGAAGTGGAAGCGGGTGGCGTCACCGGCACGGGGTTCACGTACGCGACCCGCGGGTGCATCGCCGTCATCGACGATGTCCTGCGCTCGGTCGTCGTCGCGCACGATCCAATGGACGTTCCCGGCGCCGCGCACGCGATGGCGGTCGCGATCCGGAACCTCGGCCGCCCCGGAGTCGTGTCGTCCGCGATCGCGGCCGTCGATCTCGCGCTCTGGGACCTCAAGGCGCGGTTGCTCGAACTCCCGCTGTTCCGCCTCCTCGGCGCGGTGCGCGACGAGGTGCCGATCTACGGCAGCGGCGGGTTCACGTCGTACTCACCCGACGAGCTCGTGCGTCAGATCGGATCGTGGGTGCACGACGACGGCATCCCGCGCGTGAAGATGAAGATCGGCACGAACCGGGGCGCGGAGCCACGCGTCGACCTGGCGCGCGTCGAGACGGTCCGGGGGACGATCGGCGGCGCCGAGCTCTTCGTCGACGCGAACGGTGGTTACACCGCGAAGCAGGCGGTGACGTTGGCGCGCGAGCTCGCAGCACTCGACGTGACCTGGTTCGAGGAACCGGTGTCGTCGGATCACCTCGCGTCGCTGCGCGAGATCCGCGACCTCATCGACATCGAGGTCGCCGCGGGCGAGTACGGCTACGACCTCCCCTACTTCGAGCAGATGTGCGCGGCGGGTGCGGTCGACGTCCTGCAGGCCGACATCTCGCGCTGCGGCGGCCTGACCGACTGGTTGCGCGTCGCCGCGGTCGCGGCCGCGCACGGTTTGGAGCTGTCGGGTCATTGCGCGCCGTCGCTGCACGCGCACGCGGCCTGCAGCGTGCCGAACCTGCGGCACGTCGAGTACTTCCACGATCACGCGCGCATCGACCGGCTGCTGTTCGACGGTGCCCTCGACCCCACGGGTGGAGTGCTCCGACCCGACCCGGAGCGCCCGGGCATGGGTCTCGAGCTCAAGCGCGCCGACGCGGAGCGCCATCTCGTCGAGCGCAGCCGCGCCGAGTAGCCGACGCTCTCAGCCCGCCGCGAGCCGGTCGGCGGCGCGCGCCGCGAGGGCCATGATCGTCAACGCGGGGTTCGCGCTCCCCTGCGTCGGCAGCACGCTGCCGTCGGTCACGAGCAGGTTCGCGATCGCGAAGCTGCGAAGGTCGCCGTCGACGACGCCGTGATGCTCGTCGGCGCCCATCCGGCAACCGCCGACGAGGTGCGCGTCGCGGTTGATCGTGATGACCTCGTCCGCACCCGCGGCGCGGTGGATGCGCTCCATCTGCTCGGTCGCGGCCTTCATGAGTCGGCGGTCGTTCTCGCACTGGCTGTAGTCGAAGCGCGCGACCGGCAGACCGTGACGGTCCCTCTCGTCGGCCAGCGTCACCCGGTTGTCGGGTCGCGGCAGGAACTCGCACAGCGCGCCGAACGTCGCCCAGTGCACGTAGTCGCGCATGTACTCGCGCATCACCGCGCCCCAGTGGCCCTGCGCGGCGACGTGCTCCGCGAACGTGATCGGCAACGGCGACACGCACTGCAACGAGAATCCGCGCTGGTAGTCCTTCGTCGGATCGGTCTCGTAGAAGTCCTCGCTCGACGCCTCGGCCGGCGGCGCCTTGTACGACCGGATCTCCTCGTCGTACCGGCCCGCGCTCTGCGGCGCGCCCTGCACCATCACGTAGCGACCGACGAGATCGTGCTCGTTGCACAAGCCGTCGGGAAACCCGTCGCACGCGGAGTTCAGCAGCAGCCGCGGCGTCTCGATCGAGTAGCCGGCGACCGCGACCATGCGCGCACGTTGGCAATGCTCGATGCCGTCCTTGAAGTAGGTCACGCCCGTGGCGCGCCGCGCGTCGTCGACGAGCACGCGGCTCACCATGCAGTCGGGACGGATCTCGGCGCCGTGCGCGAGCGCGTCGGGAACGTGCGTGATGAGCGGCGACGCCTTCGCGTTCACCTTGCATCCCTGGAGGCAGAAACCGCGGTAGATGCAGTGCGGTCGGTTTCCGAACCGACCGTTCGCGATCGCGACCGGACCGACGCGCACACCGATTCCCGCGCCGCGACAACCTTCCTGGAACTTCAAGCCGTTGGGGCCGAGCGGATGCGGGCTGTGCGGATAGCCGTGCGGATGACCCCAGTGCCAGCGTTCACCGGCGACCGGCAGCTCCGCCTCGATGTCCTCGTAGTAGGCACGAAGCTCGTCGTAGCGGATCGGCCAGTCGGCACCGACGCCGTCGAGCTCGTACGTGTGGAAATCCGACGGATGGAAGCGGGGCGTGTAGCCGGCGAAGTGCACCATCGAGCCGCCGACACCGCGGCCGGAGTTGTTGGAGCCCATGGCGACCGGATCGTCGCCACCGATGACGCGCGGCTCGGTCCAGTAGAGATCGGAGGCGCCGCGCTCGTCGCTCACCCAGTCGCGATCGGGATCCCACCACGGTCCCGCGTCGAGCGTGACGACCTTCCAGCCGCGGCGCGCGAGCCGCTGCGTGAGCACGCCGCCGCCCGCGCCGCACCCGACGACGACGAGGTCGACCTCGTCCGATTCGTCGAACCGGCGCATGTCGGCGCGCAGATGATGGTTCGTGCGCGTGCCGTCATTCGGTAGCAGCCACGCCGACTCGTTGCGGGCGCGGACACCTCGCATCAGTGACCCCGCGCCTCGCCCACACCGTGCTCCGCCTGCGCGGCGTCGACCTTGTGCAGCCACGGGATCGGGTCGCGCGGATCACGCTCGCGCCGCTCGAACGGCTCGAGCCGGTCGATCGCGAGCGTCTTGAAGCCACGCGGGTACGCGGGCCCGGCGAAGCCGATCTCGTTCCATGCCCACGGATGCGAGTAGAACGCGGTGATCGCGTAGCGCGTCCACAGCTGGAACACACGCGACCCCGGCATCCCGTGCCAGTCGCCCTTCGTCGTGCGGACGACCTCGATCAGCTCGCGCTGCGCCAGCTCGTCGAGCTCGGCGAACGCGCGGCCGTGCGCGCGTGACGCGTCGGCACCGAGACCGGCGAGCGAGCGCGTCCACGCGTCGCCGTCGTCGGGCATGTCGACGTAGCGGTAGCCGTCGGTCTCCCCCGCTGCGAGTCGCGGTTCGATCAGCTCGAGCAACGGGATCTTCGGTTCGTCGTCCTGCGCGAGCAGCCGGTCGAGCAACGCGCGCGCGGTCACCGCTTCGTCGTCGTCGAAGAAGGATGCGGCGCGCCGCGGATCGAGACGCGCGAACACGACGTCGCGCGTCACACCGTCCCAGTGCCCGGCCTCGCCGAGCACGTCGAAATCGCCGAACCGGCCCCGTCCGCCGGGGGTGACGCCCTCGGTCGTCAACGCTCGCGCCGCAGGATCGCCGCGAGCAGGCCCATGCCGCCCACGAGTGCGAACAGCAGCGGCGCGAACGTCGGCGGTCCCATCTCCGCGTTGTACCGAAGCTCACGCCAACCGCCGGGACGCTGTGCGATGCCGCGCAGGTGCAGGTACTGGCCCTGGAGACTGTTCGCGACCACGAGCGCGGAAGCCGCGGGCAGTGCGGTCTTCGCGAGCCGGCGACTGAACACCCCGGCGATGCCGGCCGCACCGATCACCGGCGTGAGCGCGACCGGCAGCCACATCATCTTGTTGCCGAAGCTCGCGCGGTCGTGCTCGAGGAAGATCTCCGCGCCGGTGATGATCGCGCCGACACCGGTGAGGCCCGACAGCGATCGTTCGAACCGGCCGTGCTCGACGTTCTGGAGCAGGCGGTCGAGCGCGTGCCCGCCGTCACCCGAGTGGTGCCTCATGCCTTCAGTTGCTCGATCTTGTCGCGCAGGAGGGTCGACGCGATCGTCGCCTTGTGCGGTTGACCGCGGAGGAAGGCGAGCGCGAACGACTTGGCCTGCTCGTAGGAGACCTTGCCGGGAAGCGGCGGCTCGTCGGGGTTGACCTGCACGTCGACGAGCGCGGGGCCGGGCGCCGTGAGCGCCTCCTTCACGACGGCCTCGAGCTCTCCGACGTGCGTCACCTCCCACGCCCGCGCGCCACACGCCTCGGCCCACGGCGCGAAGTGCGCGGGCTGCGAGAAGCGCACGCCGTACTCCGGATAGCCGAGCACCATCTGCTCCCAGAGGATCTGCCCGAGCGAGCTGTTGTTGCAGATGAACACCTTGATCGGCAGGTCGTACCGGCACGCGGTGTCGAAATCGGCCATCAGCATCCCGAACCCGCCGTCGCCCACGAACGCGATGCACTGGCGCTCCGGATGCGCGACCTGCGCCGCGATCGTGTACGGCAGGCCGGGCGCCATCGACGCGAGGTTGCCGGAGATCATGTAGCGACGGTCGCCGCGGATGTCGAAGTGGCGCGCCGACCAGGTCGCGATCGTGCCCGAGTCGCACGACAGGATCGCGTCGTCGGTCGCGAAGCGGTCGATCAGTCGCATCAGATATTGCGGCTGGATCGGATCGCGCGCCGCGTCCTCGAGCGCGGTCATGTGATCGCGCCACTCGCGCATCGACTTCTGCGCCTGCTCGAGGAAGGCGCGGTCCTCGTTGCGCTCGAGCATCGGGATCAGGGCGCGCAGCGACTCGGCGACATCGCCGACGATCGGCACCTCGGTGGGGACGCGACTCCCCACGATCGCGGGGTCGATGTCGATCTGCACCACGCGTGCCTGCCCCGGCGGCGGCAGGTGCTTCGTGTACGGGAAGTTCGTGCCGAGGAGCAGCAACGTGTCGCACTCCTCCATCGCCTCTTCCGACGGGCGTGTCCCGAGCAGACCGATCCCACCGGTCGTGAGCGGATGGTCGTCGGGCACAACCGCTTTGCCCGGGAGCGTCTTGACGATCGGGCTGCCGATGCGTTCCGCCGTCGTCAGCACCTCGGCGCGCGCACCGAGCGCACCCGCACCCGCGAGCGTCACGATCTTCTTGCCCGCCTTCAGCACGTCGGCCGCCCTGCGCAGGTCGGCTTCGCGCGCGACGCCCGGCGGCGCGAGGTACACGGGCGCCGTCGCGGGCGTGCTCGCCGGCGCGACGGCCTGCCACGGGTTCGCGTCGGCGTCGGCGACTTGGATGTCGTTGGGGAACGTGATGTGCGACACGGTTCGGTGCGCGAGCGCGTGCCGAATCGCGTTGTCGACGAGCGTCGGGATCTGCACCGGCACGTGCACCATGACGTCGTACTCGGCGACGTCGATGAACAGCTTCTCGAGGTGCACCTCCTGCTGATATCCCGTGCCGAGCAGCTGCGTCTCCTGCATGCCCGTGATCGCCAGCACCGGCTGATGATCGAGCTTCGCGTCGTAGAGCCCGTTCAGCAGGTGGATGCCGCCGGGCCCCGAGGTTGCGAGGCACACACCGATGCGCCCCGTCGACTTCGCGTAGCCGGTTGCCATGAACGCGGCGGCTTCTTCGTGGTGCACGAGCACGAAGCGGATGCGGTCCTCGTGCCGGCGCAGCGCCTCCATGATCCCGTTGATGCCGTCACCGGGCAGACCGAAGATCGTGTCGACGCCCCAATCGACGAGCCGTTCGATGAGCAACTCGGACGCGATCTTCTGCATGTTTCCTCCGCGTGCGCAGGCCGACCCGGGCCGCCTACCCGGTGCCACTTTCACAAAAACGTCGCGTGGTTGCGCGGAGTCGACTCCTGGGTACGCCCGGGCCGTGGCCGACAGCATCGAGCACGTCCGCGATCGTTTTCGCGCGGAAGGCCAGGCGTACGCGCACGGCGAAGACCGGCCGCTCGGCGGCTACGCACGCGTGATGACGACGTATGCGGCCGGCGTCGCCGGCCTCGTGGCGCTCGTCGTCGCTCGCCGCCGTCCGGTGCCCGAGCGCCCCGCGTTCTCCGACCTCGCGCTCACCGCCTTCGCGACCGCGAAGGTGTCGCGTCTCGTCACTCGCGACGCCGTGACGAGTCCGCTGCGCGCGCCGTTCACGCGCTTCGAGAGCGCGGGCGGTCCCGCGGAGGTGAACGAAGAGGTGCGCGGCACGGGCGTGCAGCACGCCGTCGGAGAGCTCCTCACGTGTCCGTTCTGCGTGAGCCAGTGGGTCGCGACCGGGTTCGCGTTCGGACTCCTCCTCGCGCCGCGCGTCACCCGCCAGGTCGCGGCCACGTTCACCGCGCTCGAAGCCGCAGACCTGCTCCAGTTCGGTCGCGCGATCGCGGAGCACGCCGCCGGCGGGTGATCGCCGCGACCCTCGCGACCACAACACGAATCAGAGCTCTTCGAGCCGCGCGGCCAACTCACCGCCCAAGCGCTGGGTGAACGCGACCGGGTCTCCGCTGGGCACGAAGATCACGGTGTCGATGCCCAACTTCGCGTAGTCGCGCAGCGCGTCGACGACCGCGTCGGGATCGGCGGGATCGCTCCTCGACAGCATCGTCTTCGTGATCGTGTCGTAGTCGCGACCTTCGGCGTCGCAATGCATGCGGAGCACGTCGAGCTTGTGCGCGACCTCCTCGACACTCGACCAGAACAGGTTGCAGGCGTCCGCGTACTTCGCGACGAGCCGAAGCGTCTTGCGCTCACCGCTGCCACCGATGAGCACCGGCGGACGCGGAATACTGATCGGGCGTGGGTTGCAGATCGTCTCCGCGAGCGTGAAGTGCTTCGTCGCGAACGGTCCGTCGTCGTCGCTCCACATCCGGAAGCACACCTGGATCGTTTCCTCGAGCAACTCGAACCGCTCCGCGACCGGCGGGAACGGGACCCCGAGACCCTCGTGCTCGCGTTGGTACCAAGCCGCGCCGATGCCGAGCTGGCCCCGACCGCCCGAGAGCACGTCGACGGTCGCGACCGTCTTGGCGAGCAACGCGGGATAGCGGTAGGTCACACCGGTCACGAGCAGCCCGAGGCGGATCGTCTCCGTGTGCGCGGCGAGGAACCCGAGGGTCGTGTACCCCTCCATCATCGGCTCCGTCGCGGGCGCCAGCGCCTCCATCTGGAACCAGTGGTCCATGACGCTCATGTCGGTGAGCCCGGCGGTCTCCGCCGCGTCGCCGATCGCCGCGAGGGTCGGCCCGATCGACGACGCGCCACCCGCCCAGTCCCACGTGACGATGTGCAAACCGATCTTCATGCTGCTCCTCACGTACGCAACGGCGCCGGTCGGCGTACCCGACCCACCGGTCTACCCCACGCAACCGCGCCGGCAGCACGCGTCCCGACTCGTCGAGCGCCGACGACGTTCGCATGCCGCCGGCCCTCGGTGAGAGGCTGCACGAGGACGCGCCGAGAGCGGCCGCCGACCGCTGACGAGGAGAGACCGTGAAGCACGCGCTGGAGTTCTACATCGACGGTCGTTGGGTTGCGCCGCGGACGAGCGACACGTTGGACGTCATCAACCCGGCCACCGAGGAAGCGATCGCAACGATCGCGATGGGCGGCCCCGACGACGTCGACGCCGCGGTCGCCGCCGCGAAGGTCGCGTTCGAGACGTTCTCACTGACGACCAGGGAAGAGCGCCTCGCACTGCTCGACAGCATCATCGCCGCGTACGCCGGACGCCTCGACGAGCTCGCCGACGTCATCAGCCAGGAAGTCGGCGCGCCGAAATGGCTCGCGCAGGCGGCACAAGCGGCGGCGGGACTCGGTCACCTCATGACCGCCCGCGGCGTGCTCGCCGACTTCGAGTTCGAACGGACGATGGGCACCACCCTGCTCGTGCGGGAGCCGATCGGCGTGTGCGGAATGATCACGCCCTGGAACTGGCCGCTCAACCAGATCGCCTGCAAGGTCGCACCCGCGATCGCGGCGGGCTGCACGATGGTGCTCAAGCCCTCCGAGGTCGCGCCGCTCAACGCGATCGTGTTCGCCGAGATCCTGCACGACGCGGGCGTTCCGGCGGGCGTGTTCAATCTCGTGAACGGTGATGGCGCGAGCGTCGGTGCACCGCTCGCCGCGCATCCCGACGTCGACATGGTGTCGTTCACCGGTTCGACGCGCGCGGGCATCGAGGTCGCGCGCAACGCCGCGCCGACCGTGAAGCGCGTGGCGCAGGAGCTCGGCGGGAAGTCCGCCAACATCGTCCTCGACGACGCCGACTTCGAGGCCGTGATCACGCGCGACATGACGGGG
This genomic window from Acidimicrobiia bacterium contains:
- a CDS encoding aldehyde dehydrogenase family protein; this encodes MKHALEFYIDGRWVAPRTSDTLDVINPATEEAIATIAMGGPDDVDAAVAAAKVAFETFSLTTREERLALLDSIIAAYAGRLDELADVISQEVGAPKWLAQAAQAAAGLGHLMTARGVLADFEFERTMGTTLLVREPIGVCGMITPWNWPLNQIACKVAPAIAAGCTMVLKPSEVAPLNAIVFAEILHDAGVPAGVFNLVNGDGASVGAPLAAHPDVDMVSFTGSTRAGIEVARNAAPTVKRVAQELGGKSANIVLDDADFEAVITRDMTGMCTNSGQSCNAPTRMLVPASRMDEAAAIAAAAAKNVVVGDPREATSNIGPVVSETQYGRIQQLIEKGIGEGAKLETGGPGKPDGLETGYYVQPTVFSHVSNDMTIAQEEIFGPVLVLIGYDDDDDAVRIANDTRYGLSGYISGSGERAKAMARRIRSGNVHVNGAGPDFNAPFGGYRQSGNGREWGPLGFEEYLETKAIMGYDTPS